Proteins encoded together in one Impatiens glandulifera chromosome 1, dImpGla2.1, whole genome shotgun sequence window:
- the LOC124921834 gene encoding single-stranded DNA-binding protein, mitochondrial has translation MASSMSLLCRRICHSVLWSRHRQPFCTGTLSSASEMHSNDATIHSDLEDQPSSQTETTQLRMVYDRPLENGLDIGVYKAILLGQVGQNPVQKRLRTGKMVTLLSVGTGGIRNNRRPFDNEEPRDYANRCAVQWHRVSIYPDWLGNIAMKHAGPGSILYLEGNLETKIFTDPITGLVRRVREVAVRGNGRIVFVGKGDDDQQGAEAKLKGVGYY, from the exons ATGGCGTCTTCAATGAGTTTGCTGTGCCGAAGAATATGTCACTCTGTTCTTTGGTCTCGTCACCGACAACCCTTTTGCACAGGCACACTTTCTTCTGCATCTGAAATGCACTCTAATGATGCCACCATCCATTCTGACCTCGAAGATCAACCCTCATCACAAACAGAGACCACTCAACTAAGAATGGTTTATGACCGTCCACTAGAAAATGGCTTAGATATTGGCGTTTATAAG GCGATATTATTGGGGCAAGTGGGTCAGAATCCAGTTCAGAAGAGACTAAGGACTGGGAAAATGGTGACACTATTGTCAGTGGGGACTGGTGGCATCCGAAACAATAGGAGGCCATTTGACAATGAGGAGCCAAGAGACTATGCAAATAGGTGTGCTGTTCAATGGCATCGTGTTTCCATATATCCGGACTGGTTAGGAAATATTGCCATGAAGCATGCTGGTCCAGG CTCCATCTTATACTTGGAGGGGAATCTAGAGACCAAGATTTTCACAGACCCAATTACAGGTCTTGTTCGACGTGTAAGAGAGGTTGCAGTGCGTGGCAATG GACGCATTGTGTTTGTTGGAAAGGGTGATGATGATCAACAAGGAGCTGAAGCAAAACTTAAAGGAGTTGGTTATTACTGA
- the LOC124922026 gene encoding uncharacterized protein LOC124922026, with product MVEFKALLLSNRNVLFSFFTSVLGYSRNNLLLPETIGERFEKSKKNQIMHFIVGFALTLPSFALLNILSLVKGVNGQLLHVKDVKILASMLLKKRREYHIQHAESCQKLSKTEVYILCLLLRLVLNLYLLHLVNVKTYYWRCCSRVSQPLKFQLFCCLSSLS from the exons ATGGTTGAATTTAAAGCATTGTTACTATCTAATAGAAATGTGcttttctcattttttacaTCTGTTCTGGGCTACTCACGCAATAATCTTCTACTGCCAGAAACAATTGGAGAAAG GTTTGAAAAATCTAAAAAGAACCAGATCATGCATTTTATTGTTGGCTTTGCTCTAACACTTCCTTCTTTTGCACTG CTAAACATCCTTTCTTTGGTCAAAGGAGTGAATGGTCAACTCTTACATGTAAAAGATGTTAAAATATTGGCTAGTATGCTTTTGAAAAAGCGTCGTGAATATCATATTCAACATGCAGAGTCTTGCCAAAAGTTATCAAAGACAGAGGTTTATATCCTCTGCCTTCTACTGAG ACTTGTGCTGAATTTGTATCTTCTTCACCTGGTGAATGTGAAGACCTACTATTGGAGGTGTTGTag CAGGGTGAGCCAACCTCTAAAGTTCCAACTGTTTTGTTGCCTTTCATCACTGTCTTGA
- the LOC124922027 gene encoding uncharacterized protein At3g06530-like: protein MASIESVNGIVNCDNFIVGSLYYISLNSVPSELSYPAESLRLKQSSITSFNKDTVRRFAETVSLDLAKYMPWPVENCNSSEFSKTLFFLVLLDSSMEQKIDDVQFHALHDACYPILKTGWNLLDSTGEVPNLEL, encoded by the exons ATGGCTAGTATTGAATCTGTTAATGGAATTGTTAATTGTGATAATTTTATTGTTGGATCTCTTTactatatttctttaaattcag TTCCTAGTGAGCTATCATATCCTGCAGAGAGCTTG AGGCTGAAACAGAGTTCCATAACTTCTTTCAACAAGGATACTGTAAGAAGGTTTGCAGAAACAGTCTCATTGGATCTAGCAAAATATATGCCGTGGCCTGTTGAAAATTGCAATTCTTCCGAGTTTTCAAAGACATTATTTTTCTTGGTCTTATTGGATTCATCCATGGAGCAGAAGATTG ATGATGTCCAATTTCATGCACTACATGATGCTTGCTATCCAATTCTTAAAACTGGATGGAATCTATTGGATTCAACTGGAGAAGTACCTAACTTGGAATTATGA
- the LOC124921836 gene encoding uncharacterized protein LOC124921836 has protein sequence MEILRAFVCVESKIFDVSEWAICQGIACRPNTHRPSFHVNMVGLEKTNSTGERSNSSRYPWDLDAEMMEDEEEEFEMWLQEALASGLFCETSKRRKSWSPFKLPQKKGKKQWRRTSQ, from the exons ATGGAAATTCTCCGGGCTTTTGTTTGTGTTGAGAGCAAAATCTTTGATGTTTCGGAATGGGCAATTTGCCAG GGAATAGCTTGCAGGCCAAACACTCATCGGCCAAGCTTCCATGTGAACATGGTTGGTTTGGAGAAGACAAATTCCACGGGTGAGAGGAGTAATTCAAGCAGATACCCATGGGACTTGGATGCAGAAATGATGgaggatgaagaggaagaaTTTGAGATGTGGCTACAAGAAGCTTTAGCCTCTGGTCTTTTCTGTGAAACTTCCAAACGTCGAAAAAGCTGGAGTCCCTTCAAACTCCCTCAGAAGAAGGGGAAGAAGCAATGGCGAAGAACATCTCAGTGA